The proteins below are encoded in one region of Elgaria multicarinata webbii isolate HBS135686 ecotype San Diego chromosome 8, rElgMul1.1.pri, whole genome shotgun sequence:
- the ZNF365 gene encoding protein ZNF365 isoform X1, with amino-acid sequence MQQNTFEESRYPWQESFENVSVCLPFRCPRCGDHTRFRTLSSLRAHLEYNHSYEDRSLLTKCNLFSSLHNTELIPSSGPLMQGMLGDGASVMKPKLSYLNFCDGARETTKNRKPLEVEAERPASYGSNYTSGESTDEPISKPGLAASTTDSKASFEAHVREKFNRMVEAVDKTIEKRIDKLTKELAQKTAELLEVRAAFVQLSQKKQEVQRRERALNRQVDIAVEMIAVLKQRLTESEEELHRKEEEVVTFNHFLEEAAEKEFRGKARLQHFIENLLQRVDLAEKQLEYYQNQQIMEDYSDVHEHVFTDMSSSKKPRCLSRGNQHGFYNTPDAKPHSLQKGRMHLKKAKEDKTCAHPVKLFYEPVDCVRDIWRPQKKGDVANAARKVNAKSKISKKSKQLY; translated from the exons ATGCAACAGAACACTTTTGAAGAAAGCAGATACCCCTGGCAGGAGTCGTTTGAAAATGTCAGTGTCTGCCTGCCATTTCGTTGCCCGCGATGTGGGGACCACACCAGGTTTCGGACCCTGTCTTCCTTGAGAGCCCATCTGGAATACAACCATAGTTACGAAGACAGGAGCCTCTTGACAAAATGCAACCTGTTTTCATCCCTCCACAATACAGAACTGATCCCTTCTTCCGGGCCCCTGATGCAAGGGATGCTTGGAGATGGTGCCAGTGTCATGAAACCAAAGCTGTCCTATCTAAACTTCTGTGATGGGGCACGAGAGACTACGAAGAACAGGAAGCCGCTGGAGGTGGAAGCCGAAAGGCCTGCGTCTTATGGGTCAAATTACACGTCGGGGGAGTCCACAGACGAACCGATTTCTAAACCAGGCTTGGCGGCATCGACCACAGACTCCAAGGCCTCGTTCGAGGCCCACGTAAGAGAGAAGTTTAACAGGATGGTAGAAGCTGTGGACAAAACGATTGAAAAGAGGATCGACAAGCTTACCAAAGAGCTGGCCCAAAAGACGGCTGAGCTCTTGGAGGTCCGCGccgcttttgtgcagctttcgcagaagaagcaggaagttcAGCGGCGAGAGAGGGCCCTCAACCGGCAAGTGGACATTGCTGTGGAGATGATTGCAGTGCTGAAGCAACGGCTTACGGAGTCTGAAGAAGAGCTCCACAGGAAGGAAGA AGAAGTAGTTACATTTAATCACTTCCTGGAGGAAGCTGCTGAGAAGGAGTTTCGGGGCAAAGCCAGGCTCCAGCACTTCATTGAGAATCTGCTGCAGCGGGTGGATCTGGCAGAGAAGCAGTTAGAATATTATCAGAATCAGCAGATCATGGAGGACTACAGTGATGTCCATGAACACGTG TTTACAGATATGTCATCCAGTAAGAAACCCCGATGCCT cAGTCGAGGAAATCAGCATGGTTTTTACAACACCCCTGATGCGAAACCTCATTCTCTTCAGAAAGGACGAATGCACCTCAAGAAAGCCAAGGAGGACAAAACCTGTGCCCATCCAGTTAAATTATTTTATGAACCTGTTGACTGTGTGAGGGACATTTGGAGACCTCAGAAGAAAGGGGACGTGGCAAATGCTGCCCGTAAGGTTAATGCAAAATCAAAGATCAGTAAAAAAAGCAAACAGCTCTACTAa
- the ZNF365 gene encoding protein ZNF365 isoform X2 yields the protein MQQNTFEESRYPWQESFENVSVCLPFRCPRCGDHTRFRTLSSLRAHLEYNHSYEDRSLLTKCNLFSSLHNTELIPSSGPLMQGMLGDGASVMKPKLSYLNFCDGARETTKNRKPLEVEAERPASYGSNYTSGESTDEPISKPGLAASTTDSKASFEAHVREKFNRMVEAVDKTIEKRIDKLTKELAQKTAELLEVRAAFVQLSQKKQEVQRRERALNRQVDIAVEMIAVLKQRLTESEEELHRKEEEVVTFNHFLEEAAEKEFRGKARLQHFIENLLQRVDLAEKQLEYYQNQQIMEDYSDVHEHVFTDMSSSKKPRCLRGNQHGFYNTPDAKPHSLQKGRMHLKKAKEDKTCAHPVKLFYEPVDCVRDIWRPQKKGDVANAARKVNAKSKISKKSKQLY from the exons ATGCAACAGAACACTTTTGAAGAAAGCAGATACCCCTGGCAGGAGTCGTTTGAAAATGTCAGTGTCTGCCTGCCATTTCGTTGCCCGCGATGTGGGGACCACACCAGGTTTCGGACCCTGTCTTCCTTGAGAGCCCATCTGGAATACAACCATAGTTACGAAGACAGGAGCCTCTTGACAAAATGCAACCTGTTTTCATCCCTCCACAATACAGAACTGATCCCTTCTTCCGGGCCCCTGATGCAAGGGATGCTTGGAGATGGTGCCAGTGTCATGAAACCAAAGCTGTCCTATCTAAACTTCTGTGATGGGGCACGAGAGACTACGAAGAACAGGAAGCCGCTGGAGGTGGAAGCCGAAAGGCCTGCGTCTTATGGGTCAAATTACACGTCGGGGGAGTCCACAGACGAACCGATTTCTAAACCAGGCTTGGCGGCATCGACCACAGACTCCAAGGCCTCGTTCGAGGCCCACGTAAGAGAGAAGTTTAACAGGATGGTAGAAGCTGTGGACAAAACGATTGAAAAGAGGATCGACAAGCTTACCAAAGAGCTGGCCCAAAAGACGGCTGAGCTCTTGGAGGTCCGCGccgcttttgtgcagctttcgcagaagaagcaggaagttcAGCGGCGAGAGAGGGCCCTCAACCGGCAAGTGGACATTGCTGTGGAGATGATTGCAGTGCTGAAGCAACGGCTTACGGAGTCTGAAGAAGAGCTCCACAGGAAGGAAGA AGAAGTAGTTACATTTAATCACTTCCTGGAGGAAGCTGCTGAGAAGGAGTTTCGGGGCAAAGCCAGGCTCCAGCACTTCATTGAGAATCTGCTGCAGCGGGTGGATCTGGCAGAGAAGCAGTTAGAATATTATCAGAATCAGCAGATCATGGAGGACTACAGTGATGTCCATGAACACGTG TTTACAGATATGTCATCCAGTAAGAAACCCCGATGCCT TCGAGGAAATCAGCATGGTTTTTACAACACCCCTGATGCGAAACCTCATTCTCTTCAGAAAGGACGAATGCACCTCAAGAAAGCCAAGGAGGACAAAACCTGTGCCCATCCAGTTAAATTATTTTATGAACCTGTTGACTGTGTGAGGGACATTTGGAGACCTCAGAAGAAAGGGGACGTGGCAAATGCTGCCCGTAAGGTTAATGCAAAATCAAAGATCAGTAAAAAAAGCAAACAGCTCTACTAa